A single Oryctolagus cuniculus chromosome 18, mOryCun1.1, whole genome shotgun sequence DNA region contains:
- the CHST4 gene encoding carbohydrate sulfotransferase 4 isoform X1, with protein sequence MIMALSRLHRVFHTGTMMLHRKVRLLLFLFSQMVLFVLLFHKYSQDSFSLSRKEEPKPMHVLILSSWRSGSSFVGQLFGQHPDVFYLMEPAWHVWMTFTQSTPWRLHMAVRDLIRSVFLCDMSVFDAYMSPGPRKLSSVFHWDHSRALCSPPACNVFPRDKIISQAHCKLLCNREPFEAVEKACRSYSHVVLKEVRFFNLQSLYPLLTDPSLNLHIVHLVRDPRAVFRSREHTVAELMIDSHIVMGQHWQKIKKEDQPYYTMQIICQSQLEIFKAILSLPKALKQRYLLMRYEDLVRDPLVQTSRMYDYVGLRFLPHLQTWVHNITRGKGMGEHAFHTNARDAINVSQAWRWSLPYTKVSQIQKVCGDTMDLLGYHQVRSEQEQKNLSLDLLSTWRPSEQIYQQV encoded by the exons ATGATCATGGCTCTTTCCAGGCTCCACAG GGTCTTCCACACTGGCACAATGATGCTGCACAGAAAAGTGCGCCTACTGCTGTTCCTGTTTTCCCAGATGGTGCTCTTTGTGCTCCTGTTCCACAAGTACAGCCAGGACTCGTTCTCCCTGTCCAGGAAGGAGGAGCCCAAGCCCATGCACGTGCTCATCCTGTCCTCGTGGCGCTCAGGCTCTTCCTTTGTGGGGCAGCTTTTCGGGCAGCACCCAGATGTCTTCTACCTGATGGAGCCCGCCTGGCACGTGTGGATGACCTTCACACAGAGCACGCCCTGGAGGCTGCACATGGCAGTGCGGGACCTGATAcgctctgtctttctgtgtgacATGAGTGTCTTTGATGCCTACATGTCACCAGGGCCCCGGAAACTGTCCAGTGTCTTCCACTGGGACCACAGCCGGGCCCTGTGTTCCCCACCTGCCTGTAACGTCTTCCCTCGGGACAAGATCATCTCCCAGGCTCACTGCAAGCTCCTGTGCAATCGAGAGCCCTTTGAGGCAGTGGAGAAGGCCTGCCGCTCCTACAGCCACGTGGTGCTCAAGGAGGTGCGCTTCTTCAACCTGCAGTCCCTCTACCCGCTGCTGACAGACCCTTCCCTCAACCTGCACATCGTGCACCTGGTCCGGGATCCCCGGGCTGTGTTCCGTTCTCGAGAACACACAGTGGCAGAACTCATGATTGACAGCCACATTGTGATGGGGCAGCATTGGCAAAAGATCAAGAAGGAGGACCAACCATACTACACAATGCAGATCATCTGCCAGAGCCAGCTGGAGATCTTCAAGGCCATCCTGTCCCTGCCCAAAGCCCTGAAGCAGCGCTACCTGCTCATGCGCTATGAGGACCTGGTCCGGGACCCCCTGGTCCAGACGTCCCGAATGTATGACTACGTGGGGTTGAGATTCTTGCCCCATCTCCAGACCTGGGTGCATAACATCACCAGAGGCAAGGGCATGGGTGAGCATGCCTTCCATACAAATGCCAGGGACGCCATCAATGTGTCCCAGGCCTGGCGCTGGTCCCTGCCTTACACAAAGGTTTCTCAAATTCAGAAAGTCTGTGGTGACACCATGGATTTACTGGGCTACCACCAGGTCAGATCTGAACAAGAACAGAAAAATCTGTCACTGGATCTTCTGTCTACCTGGAGGCCCTCAGAGCAAATCTACCAACAGGTCTGA
- the CHST4 gene encoding carbohydrate sulfotransferase 4 isoform X2 has translation MMLHRKVRLLLFLFSQMVLFVLLFHKYSQDSFSLSRKEEPKPMHVLILSSWRSGSSFVGQLFGQHPDVFYLMEPAWHVWMTFTQSTPWRLHMAVRDLIRSVFLCDMSVFDAYMSPGPRKLSSVFHWDHSRALCSPPACNVFPRDKIISQAHCKLLCNREPFEAVEKACRSYSHVVLKEVRFFNLQSLYPLLTDPSLNLHIVHLVRDPRAVFRSREHTVAELMIDSHIVMGQHWQKIKKEDQPYYTMQIICQSQLEIFKAILSLPKALKQRYLLMRYEDLVRDPLVQTSRMYDYVGLRFLPHLQTWVHNITRGKGMGEHAFHTNARDAINVSQAWRWSLPYTKVSQIQKVCGDTMDLLGYHQVRSEQEQKNLSLDLLSTWRPSEQIYQQV, from the coding sequence ATGATGCTGCACAGAAAAGTGCGCCTACTGCTGTTCCTGTTTTCCCAGATGGTGCTCTTTGTGCTCCTGTTCCACAAGTACAGCCAGGACTCGTTCTCCCTGTCCAGGAAGGAGGAGCCCAAGCCCATGCACGTGCTCATCCTGTCCTCGTGGCGCTCAGGCTCTTCCTTTGTGGGGCAGCTTTTCGGGCAGCACCCAGATGTCTTCTACCTGATGGAGCCCGCCTGGCACGTGTGGATGACCTTCACACAGAGCACGCCCTGGAGGCTGCACATGGCAGTGCGGGACCTGATAcgctctgtctttctgtgtgacATGAGTGTCTTTGATGCCTACATGTCACCAGGGCCCCGGAAACTGTCCAGTGTCTTCCACTGGGACCACAGCCGGGCCCTGTGTTCCCCACCTGCCTGTAACGTCTTCCCTCGGGACAAGATCATCTCCCAGGCTCACTGCAAGCTCCTGTGCAATCGAGAGCCCTTTGAGGCAGTGGAGAAGGCCTGCCGCTCCTACAGCCACGTGGTGCTCAAGGAGGTGCGCTTCTTCAACCTGCAGTCCCTCTACCCGCTGCTGACAGACCCTTCCCTCAACCTGCACATCGTGCACCTGGTCCGGGATCCCCGGGCTGTGTTCCGTTCTCGAGAACACACAGTGGCAGAACTCATGATTGACAGCCACATTGTGATGGGGCAGCATTGGCAAAAGATCAAGAAGGAGGACCAACCATACTACACAATGCAGATCATCTGCCAGAGCCAGCTGGAGATCTTCAAGGCCATCCTGTCCCTGCCCAAAGCCCTGAAGCAGCGCTACCTGCTCATGCGCTATGAGGACCTGGTCCGGGACCCCCTGGTCCAGACGTCCCGAATGTATGACTACGTGGGGTTGAGATTCTTGCCCCATCTCCAGACCTGGGTGCATAACATCACCAGAGGCAAGGGCATGGGTGAGCATGCCTTCCATACAAATGCCAGGGACGCCATCAATGTGTCCCAGGCCTGGCGCTGGTCCCTGCCTTACACAAAGGTTTCTCAAATTCAGAAAGTCTGTGGTGACACCATGGATTTACTGGGCTACCACCAGGTCAGATCTGAACAAGAACAGAAAAATCTGTCACTGGATCTTCTGTCTACCTGGAGGCCCTCAGAGCAAATCTACCAACAGGTCTGA